TGGCGGCCGCCGGCCGATCCGACGTGCGCGGACCCCTCGAAGTGGAAGGCGAGCAACGGGACCTGCTACAGCGGCTACGCGTTCCCGATCGTGTTCACTCTCAGCGGGATCACGCTCCCCAACACGTTCGTCTACGGCGTCGCGTACAACACGAACACGTGGGGCTACGTCCCGATCGGCGCCGCCGGCCCGTACGAGTCTCTGAACGTCGGCCTCAACAGCACGCCTCCCATCGCGGTCGGCACGGACGTCGACGCCGATGCCGTGTGGCGGTCCACAGGCAAGCCGTCGGGGCCGTTCGCCCCGGAGACGAACTGGGCCCCTTACACGCCGGCGGTGAAGTTCAAGGCGACGAACTGAGGCGCTAGGGGCGTCAGCCCTTCCGCGAGCCGAGGAAGCCGGCTGCCGTCAGGGCCAGGCCGAGCAGGACGAGCATCGCGGGTGACAACGCCGGAACGTCGGGCCGGTCGCCGCCGCCGCCGCCCGGCGTGCCGGTCGGCGTCGCCGTTGCGGTGCTCGTCGCGGTTGCGGTGCTCGTCGCGGTGAAGGTCGCGGTGATCGTCGGAGTCGACGGCAGCGTGGACGTCGCGGTGCTCGTTGGCGTCTGAGTCGTCGTCTGTGTCGCCGTCGCCGTGGGCGTGTTCGTGATCGTGGGGCTGACCGGCGGCGTGTTCGTCGGCGTATTCGTCGGTGTGGGCGTAGCGGTGGGCGTGACCGTGGGGGTGACGGTCGGGGTATTTGTGGGCGTGGGAGTGGGCGTCGACGTCTGAGTCGCGCTGCCCGTGATCGTGGGGGTGACGGTCGGGGTAATCGTCGGCGTGGGCGTCGGCGTGGGCGTATTGGTCGGCGTGTTCGTGGGGGTGACCGTCGGCGTGTTCGTCGACGTGGGCGTGTCGGTTGGTGTGTTCGTGGGGGTGACGGTCGGGGTAGTCGTCGGCGTCGGCGTCGGCGTTGGCGTATTTGTCGGCGTGTTCGTGGGCGTGACCGTGGGAGTAATCGTCGGTGTGGGTGTCGGCGTGGGCGTGTCGGTAGGCGTGTTCGTGGGCGTGACCGTCGGGGTCCTCGTCGGCGTCGGAATCGGCGTGGGCGTCGGCGTGTTGGTGGGCGTGTTGGTCGGCGTGTTCGTGGGGGTGACCGTCGGCGTAATCGTCGGCGTGGACGTGCTGGTGGGCGTGTTCGTGGGCGTTGGCGTCGGCGTGTCGGTCGGCGTATTCGACGCCGTGAACGTCTGAGTCGCGGTGAACGTCGGCGTGAAGGTCGGCGTGTCGGTGGGGAGTCGGCGTCGGGGCGAGGATCGCGACGGTGATCGTCTTGCTTCCCGAGACCGCGTCGTCGAAGAGCGGCGCGGTGTGCACGATTCCGGAGTAATCGACGCGGGCCGTGGCCGTGAGAATGCCGCCGGTCACGTTGATCGGGCAGCCGATCGACGTGAACGTGTGGGACGTTTCCGACGGGGACGAGAACCCGGTCGCAACGTGGATGGTGTTCGGGAGGTCCGGCTGTCCGCTCGCATTCGGGCAGAAGAAGTCGATGTTGATCGTGTCCGCGTCGCAGGCGAGGGTCGTCGGCGGATTGCTGCTGACGTTGGACACCGTGATCGTGTACGTCTCGGTCGAGCCGTTCACGACGAAGCCGGTCGGGTTCTGGATCACGATGAGCTTGACGGCCGTTTCGTTGCAACCCGGCGGTGTCTGCGCGTTCGGCACCCTCGACCGGACCTGGACGACACGGCGAGAGACCTCCCGGCTGCCGGCAGCGGAGGGGGCTCGGAAAGACCCGCTCTGCGCGCGCGCCTGGTCCGTGCGTTCGACGAGAAAGAGAAGCAGGCCGGCCGCGACGAGCGCGGCGCCGGCGGACTTCAGAAGGGACGATGACCGTGACGTCCGGGTTCTCGCGCCTGAGCTCACGAGCGCCTCCTGCCGACACACCTCACGAGGCACCCGGGCGCACCGGCGCGACCTCGATCTCGGCGTGTGCACGGAATCTACTGCCGCGATGAACGAAACCTCCTGATGCATCGGCACCATGGCCGTACGGCGGTTCCGGACCTAACCGCGACGCGGCCAGATGTGACTCGTCTCCGGCCCGACCGGCGCCGTCCGTTGATGCAGCTGACTCAGTTGAGGCGCGGGAGCCCACCGTCAGAATCGTTTGAGGGAGTTCGATGACGAAACGCCGGTTCGTCCTTCACGAAGTCGGGCCGCGCGACGGCCTCCAGGTCGAGAAGCGGACGGTTCCCACGGCGACGAAGCGTGCGTGGATCGAGAGGCTCCTCGACTCGGGCGTCGACGTCGTGCAGGCCGGATCGTTCGTCAACCCGGAGAGAGTCCCGCAGATGGCGGACACGGACGAGCTGTTCCGCCAGCTTGCCGCGCGGCCGGCGGGGAAGGGCGTGCTCTCGGGCCTCGTCCTGAACGAAAAGGGCCTCGACCGCGCGCTCCTCTGCGGCGTCCCGCTCGTCTGCCTCGGTGTTTCCGCGAGCGACACGCACAGCCGCAAGAACACCGGGATGGGAACGGAGGAGGCGACGCGCCGGATCGTCGCGACCGCGAAGAAGGCCGTCGAGGCGGGCCGCGCCGTGCAGGTGTCCGTCCAGTCCGCGTTCGGCTGCGGCTTCGAGGGTGCCGTGCCCGAAGAGAGAGTCCTTGCGATCGTGAAGGAATACCTCGCGGCTGGCTTCCGGCGCATCTCCCTCGCGGACACGGCCGGGCACGCGTACCCCGAGCAGGTCGAGAGGCTCTACGGGGCGATCGCCGCGCTGGCGCCCGACGCCGAGCCCGCCTGCCACTTCCACGACACGTACGGGCTCGGCATGGCGAACGTCTGGGCCGCGATGCGCTCGGGCGCCGTGTCGTTCGAGTCCTCGTTCGCCGGGCTCGGGGGCTGCCCGTTCACGAAGGTCGCGGCGGGGAACGTCGCGACCGAGGACCTCGTCGCCGGCTGGCAGCGGTCGGGCCTCCGTCCCGACGTGAACCTCGGCGCGCTGATCGAGGTCGCCCGTTCGGTCTCGGCGTTCTTCGATCGGGAGATGCCCGGGCGCGTCCACAGGACGGGGCCCGTGCCGACGGGTCCGAAGAACGCGGAGGTCCCGGCGTGACGAAGAGAGCGCTCGAGGGAGTCCGCGTCCTGGACCTGACGAACGTCCTGTCCGGCCCGTACGCGACGCTGCACCTTTCGCTCCTCGGCGCCGAGGTGATCAAGATCGAGAACCCGGCGGACGGCGACCTCGCGCGAAAGCTCGGCAACGTCCCGAAGCTCAACAAGGAGCTGATGGGGACGAGCTTCCTCGCGCAGAACGCGAACAAGAAGTCGATCACGCTGAACCTGAAGAAGAAGGAAGCGAAGGAGATCTTCCTCAAGCTCGTCGCGGGGGCCGACGCCGTCGTCGAGAACTTCCGCCCCGGCGTCATGACGCGTCTCGGCGTGGGCTGGGACGCGATGCGCGCCGTAAACCCGCGCCTCGTCTACTGCGCGATCTCGGGCTTCGGGCAGGACGGGCCCGACGCGGACAAGCCCGCGTACGACCAGATCATCCAGGGCCTCTCCGGCACCATGTCCGTGAACGGCGACGAGCGCCTCAACCCGCTCCGCTGCGGCTTCCCCGTCTGCGACACGGTCGGCGGGCTCACGGCGGCGTTCGCGATCATGACGGCCCTCTACCACCGCGAGCGAACGGGCGAGGGGCAGATGATCGACGTCGCGCTCCTCGACGCGGTCATGCCGCTCATGGGCTGGGTCGCGGCGAACCTCCTGATCGGCGGGCAGCAGCCGGTCCTCATGGGGAACGACAACTTCACCGCCGCGCCGAGCGGCGTGTTCCGGACGGGCGACGGGTTCATCAACATCGCGGCGAACAAGCAGGAGCAATGGGAGTCGGTCTGCGACGCTCTCGGCGTTTCTGAACTGAAGACGGACGAGAGGTTCGCCGAGCGCGACACGCGCAAGAAGAACCGCAGGGAGCTGACGCCACTCCTCGAGGCGAAGCTCGCGGGAAAGACGACGAAGGACTGGGTCGCGATCCTGAACGCGAGGGACGTCCCGTCGGGCGAGATCCTCGGGCTCGACGAGGCGCTCCACCAGCCGCAGGTCGTTCACCGAGGGACGCTGCAGACGGTCGACGCGCCCGGCATTGGGCCGATTCCGCTCTTCAACCTCCCGGCGCTCTTCGGCGCGACGCCGGCCGCCGTCGAGGCGCCGCCGCCGCGCCTCGGAGCGCACACGGCCGAGATCCTCGGCCGGCTCGGCTACTCCGACGACGCTCTCACAGAACTCAGGCGAAACGGCGTCATCTGACGCCTCTCGAACGGTGACAATGCAGGAGGGTTCGATGACGAAGACCGGGCTCGCGATTCTCGTGGTCCTTCTCGGCTCCGGAGTCGCACTCGCGGCAAAGCCCGACAGGGCGGGATGCACCGATCACGCGCTCTTCCCGACGCGGATGCCGAACTACCGCATCGGGTCGTGCGAGGTGAAGGAGTTCGACGCGTACACGTTCCGCGTCACCGGCGGGAAGAAGCAGAGGGTCGAGGGGAAGTTCACGTTCATCACGTATGTGGTCGACGACCGCAAGGACGACCAGTCCGGGCTCGCCGTCGTCCGCAACTACGAGAACGCGCTGAAGAAGATCGGGGGCACGGTGCAGGGAACCGACTCCCAGCGATGGGTCACCCTTTCGGCGGTCGTCGACGGAAAGGAAGTCTGGGCCGAGGCCGAGAAAGGGAACTCGGCGATCTGGCTTCGCATCGTCGAGAAGCAGTCCATGGAGCAGCACGTCGTCGCGGACGCGGCGTCCTTCGGGAACGACCTCAAGGCGGCGGGGCACGTCGCCGTCGAGGGAATCTACTTCGACACGGCCAAGTCGGTTCTCAAGCCGGAGTCGACTCCGGCCCTGAAGGAAGTCGCGAAGCTCCTGGCGGCCGATCCGGCGCTGAAGCTCTGGGTCGTCGGGCACACGGACGCGATCGGGGCGGTCGACGGCAACATGAAGCTCTCGCAGGCGCGGGCCGAGGCCGTCGTCGCGGCGCTGACGACCGTGCACGGAGTCGCGGCTGCGCGGCTGAAGGGCTACGGCGTCGGGCCGCTCGCCCCGATCGCCACGAACGACAACGAGGAGGGGCGCGCGAAGAACCGCCGCGTGGAGCTCGTCCGGCAGTAGGGCGCCGCGCAGGGCGCGCGAGCGGCGCGGCAAGCGCGCGCTACACTCAAGTGACCGAAGCGTGATGAGCGACGCAACCCAGGCGCCCGAGCGCCGCATCCGCATGCCCCACACCCTCGTGATCGTGGGGAGCCTCATCGTCTTCGTCCTCGTCCTGTCCTGGCTCGTGCCCTCGGGCACCTACCAGACGATGGAGAAGGCGGGCCGGCAGGTGACGATCCCCGGCACTTACCAGCGCGTCGCGAAGGTCGTCCTCGGCCCGCAGTGGCTCGTCATCGCGCCGATCCGCGGCTTCCTCGACGGCTCGCTCATCATCGCCTTCCTCATCCTGATCGGCGGCGCGTTCAACGTCATCCAGACGACGGGCATCGTCGAGCTCGGCATCCGCAGGATCACGGCGGCGCTCGCGTCGAGGCCGCGCCTCGAGAAGCTGATGGTCCCGGTGCTCATGACGATTTTCTCGCTCGCGGGATCCGTCTTCGGCATGTCCGAGGAGGTCATCCCGTTCATCCTCATCTGCGTCCCGCTCGCCCTCTCGCTCGGGTACGACTCGATCGTCGGCGTCTCGATTCCCTTCCTCGGCGCGGCGGCGGGGTTCGGCGCGGCCTTCTTCAACCCGTTCACGGTCGGCCTCGCGCAGGGGCTGGTCGGGCTGCCGCTCTACTCCGGTCTCGGCTACCGGGTGATCACGTGGTTCGTCTGCACGGGTGTGATCGTCGGGTGGGTGATGGTCTACGCCGCGCGCGTCAAGCGCCGGCCGGAGTCCAGCCCCGTGTACGCGCTGGACCAGGCTCGCGACCGGAGCGCGTTCGACGCGAGCGCGCCGCCCGAGCCCTGGACCTTCCGGCGGATCCTCGTGGTCGTCCTCTTCCTTGCGGGCATGGTCGCGCTCGTGTGGGGAATCCTGCAGGCGCAGTGGTTCATCGAGGAGATCGGCGCGCTGTTTCTTGCGATGGGCCTCCTGATGGGCGCCGTCGCGGGCCTCAAGCCCGACGAGATCGCGACGAGCTTCGTCGCGGGCGCGAAGGACATGGTCAACGTCACGCTGATCATCGCGTGCGGGCGTGCGCTCCTCATCATCGCGCGCGAGGCGAGGGTGCTCGACACGATCCTCTACGCCAGCTCGGGCGTCATCTCCATGCTGCCGACGGTCGTGGCCGCGCAGGTGATGTTCGTCGTCCAGGCGGTCATCAACTTCTTCATCCATTCCGGGACGGCGCAGGCCGCCCTCACGATGCCCATCATGGCGCCGCTCGCCGACCTCGTCGGGCTCACGCGCCAGACGACGGTGTACGCGTACCAGCTCTGCGAGCTCATCAACCCGATCCTGCCGACGTCCGCCGTCACGATGGGCGTCCTCGGGATGGCGAAGATCCCGTGGGAGACGTGGGCGCGCTGGTTCCTGCCGCTGATGCTGACGCTGTGCGCCCTCTCGTTTCTCCTGCTGGTTCCGCCGGTCCTGATGCATTGGGGGCCGTTCTAGATGGTGTCTTTCGCTCGGCTTCTCCTCGCCGCCGCCCTGTCCGCCGGGGAGCCCGGCGTCCTTCCCGAGAACCACCACAAGCTCGAGAAGACGGTCTCCTACGCGCAGATGGAGGCGTTCCTCGGCTCCGTCGACGGCAAGGGCCCGGTTCGCGTATCGGTGGAGGGCCGCACCGCGCAGGGACGCGCCGTGTATCTCGTTCACCTGTCGACCGCGCCGCCGGGCGCGGCGCCCGCATGGAAGGTCCTCTTCTACGCGCAGCAGCACGGCGACGAGATCTCCGGCAAGGACGCGCTTCTCTATCTCATCCGGGAGATCGCGCGGAAGCCGTCGCTCCTGCCGCCGGACGTGGACCTCTGGATCCTGCCGATGATGAATCCCGACGGCGCGGAGGCCGGGACGCGCCGCAACGCCGCCGGCGCGGACCTCAACCGCGACCACATCGCGCTCGAGCAACCGGAGACACAGGCCCTCCACCGCGTCGTCCGCCGCGTGCGGCCCCACGTTGCGGTGGACTCCCACGAGTTCGGCCGCGACCCGAAGGCGTGGCGGGCGAAGGGCTGGCGGAAGTGGCCCGACATCACGATGGACGGGCTGAACAACCCGCTCTTCGATCGCAGCATCGTCGCGGCGGCAAAACGCTGGGTCGACGAGGCGGCCGCCGCCGAAGCGGACGCGGGCCACCCCTTCCTGCGCTACTGGGTGGGCGAGCCGCCGCCGGACGGCGAGCAGCGCCACTCGGCGCCCGACGTCGACAGCGGCCTGAACGCCGTCGGAATGTACGGCGGCCTCTCCTTCATCATCGAGGCGGCCGCGTTCGAGAGCGGCGCGCCCGCCGGAGACCTCGGAAATCGCGTGGACGCGTACCTCGTCCTCTACCGCCGCTTCCTGTCGGGCGGCAGCCGCCGCGCGGAGGACCTCGCCGCGATCACGCGCGCGCGGACGAGGCCTCTTCCCGCGTTCCTTCCGACGAACTATCTCTGGGTGAACCCGGGCGCGAAGGTGACGGAGTTCCCCGTCGTCGAGGCGTCGACGGGCCGCGTCCTCAAGGTCCCGACCGCGAACCTGATGACGGAGATGGCGGTCAAGACGACGGTTCCGACGCCGCTGGGCTACGCGGTCGTCCCCGGGGCCGCCGAGGTGTTCAAGCCCGTGCTCGAGAGGCACGGGATTCCGTTCGAGACTCTCGCCGCGTCGCGCACGGTGAGCGCTGAGACCTCGACGCTGCTCCGCGTCGAGGACACGTTCGACGAGGTCTACAGCCGGTACGCGGGGCGCCAGATCGTCCGCCGCGGCGAGGCGCGGACGGCCGAACTCGGGGCGGGAAGTCTCTGGATCCCGCTCGAGGGCGAGGCCGCCGTGCGGGCCGCGCTCGTCCTCGAGCCGGCTGCGCTCTACGGCCTCTACGAATATCCGCAGTTCCGCGCTCTCGCCGGGAAGGACGGGACGCTCCCGGTCCTGCGCGTCGTCCGTCCCGAGGCCACGATCCCGTGACGCGCAGCTCGGCGGCGCTCGACGCCCTGCTCCTGGAAGAGGTTCCCTCGATCGACCGCGTCGACCTCGTCCTCGTGAGGCTGCCGTTCGTCAGCCCGTTCGCGATCTCGACGGCCGTCTGGACGACGAAGGACGCGCTGCTGCTCCGGCTCGAGTCCGGCGGCGTCACGGGATGGGGCGAGTGCGTCGCCGATCCCGACCCGTTCTACGCGGCCGAGACGACGACGACCGCGCGGCACATCCTCAAGGACTTCCTCCTGCCGCTCGTCGCGCCCGGAATCACGCTCGGCGAGCTCGAGCGACGGATGCGCCACGTGCGCGGGAACGCGATGGCGCGCGCCACGCTGGAGAATGCCGTCCTCGACCTCATTGCGAAGGCAAAGGGCGTCCCGCTCCACGCGCTGCTCGGTGCGCCGCGGAAGAAGATCATGTCCGGCATCAGCATCGGCCTTCAGGAATCGCCCGCCGCGCTCGTCGCGGCCGTTGCGGACGCGGTCGCGAAGAAGTACCACCGCGTCAAGATGAAGATCCAGAAAGGCAAGGACCTCGACTACGTGCGCGCGGTGCGAGAGAGGTTTCCGAGCCTTCCGCTCATGGTGGACGCGAACGGCGACTACCGGCTCGACGACGCGGCGCACCTCGCCGGGCTCGACGCGTTCGGCCTCACGATGATCGAGCAGCCGCTGTCGTACAGCGACATCTATCAGCATGCGCTGTTGCAGAAGTCCCTCAAGACTCCGCTCTGCCTCGACGAGTCGATCCACTCTCTCGACGACGCCGCGGCCGCGATCGCGCTCGGCGGCTGCCGGATCCTCAACCTCAAGCAGGGCCGGGTCGGCGGAATCCTCGAGTCGATGCGCATCCTCGAGCACGCGGCGGCGCGCGAGGTCCCGGTCTGGTCGGGAGGGATGGACGAGACGGGCATCGGGCGCGCGGTCAACATCCACCTGCAGACGCTGGACGGCTTCACGCTGCCGGGGGACACCTCCGAGACGAGCCGCTATTTCCACGAGGACCTCGTCGAGCCAGGCGTCGTCCTCGACGCCGAAGGGTTCATCGACGTGCCGGAAGGGCCGGGCTTCGGCGCGCGCGTCGTCGAGGAACGGCTCGCACATTTGAAGCTGTCGGAAGAGAGAATTCTTTGAAAGTAAGAGGAAGAGAAGATTCTTTGAAGGTGAAGAGAGGGATGAGCGCCGGACGCTGGCGACGTCCGTCCCTTGCGGCCGTCGCCGCGCTTTGCGGCTGCTTCGCCGTTTCGGCCGCGGCGCAGGCACCGCTGTCTTCACCTTCTAAGAGCTCTTCCTCTTCGTCCCCTTCCGCCGACTTCATCCGCGTCTCGACGGTCGAGCCGCTGCCGCCTCCGATCGCGGCGGCCGTTGCGGCGCTTCGCGCTCCGGCGCTCGCCGCGCACGTCGGGTTCCTCGCGTCGCCCGCACTCGAGGGCCGCGGCCTCGCGGCGCGCGGTCTCGACGCCGCCGCCGAATACGCTGCGGCCCACCTCGCGCTCGCCGGGATTCCGCCGCTTTCGGAGAAGACGTACTTCCAGCCGGTGCCGCTGCGCGAGATCACGGCCGGGACCGGCGCGATCGAGGTCGAGCGGCGGCGCGGGGACGACGTCGACCGCCGTGCCTTCCTGTCTGGCGTGGACGCGCTGATCCCGCAAATCCCGGCGCGGAGCTTCACGGGAACCGTCGTCTTCGCAGGCTACGGCATCCGCGAGACGGCGCCGGAACGCGACGACTACCGCGGCCTCGACGTGAAGGGAAAGATCGTCGTCCTCCTCGGCGGCGCGCCCGAAGGCGCCGCCTGGCGGACGCCGGCGCTCGTGGAGCGCTGGGCCGCGGAGAAGGCCGACGACCGGTACACGGCCAAGCGGGAGCTCGCGCAGCGACTCGGCGCGCTCGCGGTCCTCGCGGTCGAGGGCGACGACTGGGCCACGAAGATCCTGCCGAAGAACAAGCCCGACGAGAAGACGTTCTGGCGCCTCGCGGACGACGGGCTCGACGCCGACGGGATCCTCCTCGCCCGGGTCTCGCCGGCCGTGGGCGCGGCGCTGCTCGGCGGACCCGCCGCAGGGGCGCCGCGCGCGCTGCCGGGCGTGACGGTGACGCTCCGGACGAGCGGGAAAGAGCGGACGCTCGTCGCCCGGAACGTCGCCGGAGTCCTCGCGGGCTCGGACCCGAAGCTCGCGGGCGAGGCCATCGTCCTCGGCGCGCACCTCGACCACCTCGGCATCGTGGACGGCACGATTCATCCGGGCGCCGACGACAACGCCTCCGGCGTCGCCGCGCTCCTCGAGATCGCGCGGGCCTTCGCCGCCTCGCGCGAGCGGCCGAAGCGCACGCTCGTCTTCGTCTTCTGGACCGGAGAAGAGGAGGGGAAGTTCGGCTCGGCCCACTGGGTCCGCCACCCGCTCTGGCCGCTCGCGAAGACGGCGGTCTACATGAACCTCGACATGATCGGGCACCCGTGGACGCCCGACGAGATGCAGAAGCTCGTGGCCGACGCGGGGCTCGCGGACGGCGGGCGCTTTCTCGAGGGCCTGAAGCCCGCGGACTTCGCCGAGCCCGGAGTCGCCGACTTCGCGCCCGACCTCGGGCCCGTTCTCGCGCAGGCCGCGCGGGGGATCGGCGTGTCCCTGCACCTCGACCGGACGCCGGGAGTCCACGGCGGGAGCGACTACCGCGACTTCGCGCGCGCGCGCGTCCCGTTCCTGCGTTTCTTCGGGAACTTCTTCAAGGGCTACCACGAGCCCCTCGACACGCCCGCGGAGGTCGACGCGCGCGAGGTCGAGAAGACGGCGCGGCTCGCCCTCGCGACGGCCTGGCTGCTCGCGGACCGCTGAGGGCTAGGGACCGAGCTCCACCTCGCCGTACCAGCCCTTCGAGACGATCTTCGTCCCGTAGGGCGCGGAGAGCCGCTGGAGGAGCTCGATGATCTCCTTACCTCTCTTCGCGTTCGCCAGGCGCGGGACGCCGTACAGGGGCCCCTCGTCGTCGATCGTCACGGGCACGAGCTCGATTCGCCGCAGCTTCTCCTTGTTCATCGTGAGCCGGACCACGACGCTCTCCATGACCTGGCGGGGGTCCCGGCGGTCCTTGAACGAGACGTTCGTCGGGCGCTCGATCTCGGAGTCCCGCTGGTGGACGATGTCGGCGGGGATCCTCTTCGGGGTCCTGTACTGGTAGATGAAATCCCCGAGGCTGTAGAAGATGGGCTTGCCCTTGTAGATCTCGATGCCCCGGAGGACGTGGGGGCCGGTTCCGAGGACGAGATCCGCTCCGGCGTCGACGGCCCGGCGGAACGTGATTTCCTCGTTCTTCGGCGTCGTGTCCTGGATGCCGAAAGCCCGGGAGTGGCTGACGTCGTGAACGTGCAGCGAGACCAGGACGACGTCGTTGTGCCTCTTCGCGAGGACGACGTCGTCCTCCATCGCCTTCACGTCGTCCTCGATCGGGCCCTCGACCGCCTCGACCTTCCCGTCCTCTTTCGCCACGAGAATCACGGCCGGGTTGATCGTGGCAAGGCAGGGCCCCGCGGGGTCGGCGCAGCGGTAGCGGTCGGTCCAGTAACGCATGTACGAGAGGAGCGCGAGACGCGTCTTCTGGCCCTGGATCTTCTTCCGCGCGGGCGCGCGCGCCTCGGCGAGCGTGCGCCCGGCGCCGGCGAACGTGATCCCCGACTGCTCGAGGGCCTTCATGGAGTCCAGGAGACCCGGCGTGCCGAAATCGAGCGCGTGATTGTTGGCAAGGCTCACGAGGTTGATCCCCGTCGCGGCCACTTCCCAGGCGAACTCCCGGCCCACGCGGAAGTTGTAGAACGGCTTCTGCAGCTCGGGGTGCTCGTTGATCGAGAACTCGAGGTTTCCGTACGCGACGTCCGCCTCGTGCAGGAGCCGGAGGAGGTTCCGGTGATCGGGCTCGGGCAGGCCGCTGATCTTCTCGTTGAAGATCATGTCGCCGACGGCCGTCACGATGACGTCGCCCGGCTCTTCCCGGAGGAGCCGGGTGACCCGGTCGTCCCACGGGGCGGCCTCGGGCGCCTGTGCGAAGGCCGCTGCCGATCCGGCGAGGAGAACCGCGAGGAGCGCGGCTCTCACTTGCGCACGCTCCGCGAGTTCAGGTCGAAGACTTCTCCCGGCAGGAGGACGTGGACCTTCAGCCCGTGGACGCCGAGCAGGTCTTTCCCGGCCGCGTCCGGCTGACGGGCGACGACCGCGCCCGCGGCGTCGAAGACCATCACGGAGCTCTTGCCCATCACCTGGAACGTGCGGTCCGGACGCACCCAGATCGCCGACGTCTCGTCCACGCCGACGCCGAGGAGCTCGGGGTGCTCGAGGATCACGGAGAAGAGGCGGTTCTCTCGCTGGCGCTTGACGAAGTGCTGGTCGACGACGACGCCGGGGAAAAAGCCGAGCCCCTCGAGGATCTCGACGCTCTTCGCCCGGATACCGGTGAAGTCGCCTTCGCCCGTGATCATGAGCTTGCTCTGGCAGGCGGTCCCGGCCGAGGTGCCGCCGACGACGGCCCCGCCCACGTAGGCGTCCGCGATCGCCTTGCCGACCGGCGTGTCGAGGAGCGCCTTCGTGATGCGGACCTGGTCGCCGCCTCCGAAGAAGATGCCGCGCGCCTTGCCGGCGAGCTCGGCATAGTCGGTGCGCACGGCGTCCTCGCGCGTCTTGATCCGGAGCGAAACCATCTTCGTGCAGCCGTACTTCTCCCTGAACAGCTTCTCGTAGTAGTCGGCCGCGTCCTCCTCCGACGAGGCCGTCGGGATCGCGACGATCGGCGCGTCCGGCCCGCCGGCGAGCTCGACGAACTTCTTCATCGCGTCGTCCGGCTTTTCGCCGCCGCCGATCAGCACGAGGTTTCCGGTTCGCGCCGGGGGAGGAGCCGCCGCGGGGGCGGGGGCCTGGGCGCAGGCCAGCGAGGCGCAGAGGGACGCGAGGAGAATCGTCAGCGGGAGACGTGCCTTCACGAGACCTCCGAAACAAAACGGGGGCGGCTTTCGGCCGCCCCCGCGATCCGATCGGCTGGAAGAACTAGAAGGTGAACCGCGCGCCGGCCCGGACCTGCCGCGGCTGCTCGATCGTGT
This Acidobacteriota bacterium DNA region includes the following protein-coding sequences:
- a CDS encoding cyanophycinase, translated to MKARLPLTILLASLCASLACAQAPAPAAAPPPARTGNLVLIGGGEKPDDAMKKFVELAGGPDAPIVAIPTASSEEDAADYYEKLFREKYGCTKMVSLRIKTREDAVRTDYAELAGKARGIFFGGGDQVRITKALLDTPVGKAIADAYVGGAVVGGTSAGTACQSKLMITGEGDFTGIRAKSVEILEGLGFFPGVVVDQHFVKRQRENRLFSVILEHPELLGVGVDETSAIWVRPDRTFQVMGKSSVMVFDAAGAVVARQPDAAGKDLLGVHGLKVHVLLPGEVFDLNSRSVRK
- a CDS encoding CapA family protein; amino-acid sequence: MRAALLAVLLAGSAAAFAQAPEAAPWDDRVTRLLREEPGDVIVTAVGDMIFNEKISGLPEPDHRNLLRLLHEADVAYGNLEFSINEHPELQKPFYNFRVGREFAWEVAATGINLVSLANNHALDFGTPGLLDSMKALEQSGITFAGAGRTLAEARAPARKKIQGQKTRLALLSYMRYWTDRYRCADPAGPCLATINPAVILVAKEDGKVEAVEGPIEDDVKAMEDDVVLAKRHNDVVLVSLHVHDVSHSRAFGIQDTTPKNEEITFRRAVDAGADLVLGTGPHVLRGIEIYKGKPIFYSLGDFIYQYRTPKRIPADIVHQRDSEIERPTNVSFKDRRDPRQVMESVVVRLTMNKEKLRRIELVPVTIDDEGPLYGVPRLANAKRGKEIIELLQRLSAPYGTKIVSKGWYGEVELGP
- a CDS encoding M20/M25/M40 family metallo-hydrolase; protein product: MSAGRWRRPSLAAVAALCGCFAVSAAAQAPLSSPSKSSSSSSPSADFIRVSTVEPLPPPIAAAVAALRAPALAAHVGFLASPALEGRGLAARGLDAAAEYAAAHLALAGIPPLSEKTYFQPVPLREITAGTGAIEVERRRGDDVDRRAFLSGVDALIPQIPARSFTGTVVFAGYGIRETAPERDDYRGLDVKGKIVVLLGGAPEGAAWRTPALVERWAAEKADDRYTAKRELAQRLGALAVLAVEGDDWATKILPKNKPDEKTFWRLADDGLDADGILLARVSPAVGAALLGGPAAGAPRALPGVTVTLRTSGKERTLVARNVAGVLAGSDPKLAGEAIVLGAHLDHLGIVDGTIHPGADDNASGVAALLEIARAFAASRERPKRTLVFVFWTGEEEGKFGSAHWVRHPLWPLAKTAVYMNLDMIGHPWTPDEMQKLVADAGLADGGRFLEGLKPADFAEPGVADFAPDLGPVLAQAARGIGVSLHLDRTPGVHGGSDYRDFARARVPFLRFFGNFFKGYHEPLDTPAEVDAREVEKTARLALATAWLLADR